A stretch of Sandaracinaceae bacterium DNA encodes these proteins:
- a CDS encoding serine/threonine-protein kinase, with protein sequence MSTISPERSPTGSPEDAPAEDAGGAPHISATALGPADVRDTPQVKSSFETPTEEQPEDDPWIGRTLSKVYEIESKIGEGGMGSVYLARHIHLQKAFAIKVLIDSIAGKGNAVERLQQEAMAAANIDHENIVDVVNFDRTDEGAVFIVMELLKGESLADAIGRGPISLHRALPIGFQICRALHAAHEHGIVHRDLKPENVFLTEKGGRTLVKVLDFGISKIKRAESEQVRMTKTGQLVGTPLYMSPEQARGESEIDRRVDVYAMGVILFEMITGAPPFDGRNYFELLWKHGNEPPPSMKEINPNVHIPDAVDAVVLKTLAKDRDARYQTLLEVEHALMKAAPDVPSLPAMPSLPPERPRVGGPVGPTRKMLAHAATEAMETGDELAATPNGTAEVALPQRKIGPLLAVAAAAVLLVGAVGYALTREDPTLETTVGEPPAEEEGRPEEPISEVESESGATDDPAAETRPPPGVDPPPTPQRVSVTLSSSPDGAEVSVDDRVLGTTPLTVPIEVSDEAITLRFRKAGYLDQTLSVVPAAGLEVPEVRLRRRRQAQPQPSGSGSLPIKTGL encoded by the coding sequence GCCTCACATCTCGGCTACCGCCCTCGGGCCCGCCGACGTCCGGGACACGCCCCAAGTGAAGTCCAGCTTCGAGACCCCCACCGAAGAGCAGCCCGAGGACGACCCGTGGATCGGGCGCACGCTCTCGAAGGTCTACGAGATCGAGTCGAAGATCGGCGAGGGCGGCATGGGCTCGGTCTACCTGGCCCGGCACATCCACCTGCAGAAGGCGTTCGCGATCAAGGTCCTGATCGACTCGATCGCCGGCAAGGGCAACGCGGTCGAGCGCCTTCAACAGGAGGCGATGGCGGCGGCCAACATCGACCACGAGAACATCGTCGACGTCGTCAACTTCGACCGGACCGACGAGGGCGCGGTCTTCATCGTCATGGAGCTGCTCAAGGGCGAGAGCCTGGCCGACGCGATCGGCCGCGGGCCCATCTCGCTCCACCGCGCGCTCCCGATCGGCTTCCAGATCTGCCGGGCGCTCCACGCCGCCCACGAGCACGGCATCGTGCACCGCGACCTCAAGCCGGAGAACGTCTTCCTCACCGAGAAGGGCGGCCGGACCCTGGTGAAGGTGCTCGACTTCGGCATCTCGAAGATCAAGCGCGCCGAGAGCGAGCAGGTCCGGATGACCAAGACGGGGCAGCTCGTCGGCACGCCGCTCTACATGTCGCCCGAGCAGGCGCGCGGCGAGAGCGAGATCGACCGCCGCGTCGACGTCTACGCGATGGGGGTGATCCTCTTCGAGATGATCACCGGGGCGCCGCCCTTCGACGGTCGCAACTACTTCGAGCTGCTCTGGAAGCACGGCAACGAGCCGCCGCCGTCGATGAAGGAGATCAACCCGAACGTCCACATCCCCGACGCGGTGGACGCGGTGGTGCTGAAGACCCTCGCGAAGGATCGCGACGCCCGCTACCAGACGCTGCTCGAGGTCGAGCACGCGCTGATGAAGGCGGCGCCGGACGTGCCCAGCCTGCCGGCGATGCCTTCGCTGCCGCCCGAGCGCCCCAGGGTCGGCGGGCCTGTGGGGCCGACGCGGAAGATGCTCGCCCACGCCGCCACCGAGGCGATGGAGACCGGCGACGAGCTGGCCGCGACGCCGAACGGGACGGCCGAGGTCGCCCTTCCCCAGCGCAAGATCGGGCCCCTGCTCGCGGTGGCCGCCGCGGCGGTGCTGCTGGTCGGCGCGGTGGGCTACGCGCTGACCCGCGAGGATCCCACCCTGGAGACGACGGTCGGCGAGCCCCCGGCCGAGGAGGAGGGCCGCCCGGAGGAGCCGATCAGCGAGGTCGAGAGCGAGAGCGGCGCGACCGATGATCCCGCCGCGGAGACCCGACCTCCCCCCGGCGTCGATCCGCCCCCCACGCCGCAGCGCGTGAGCGTGACCCTGAGCTCCAGCCCGGACGGCGCGGAGGTGAGCGTCGACGACCGCGTGCTCGGCACGACGCCGCTGACCGTGCCCATCGAGGTGAGCGACGAGGCCATCACGCTGCGCTTCCGCAAGGCGGGCTATCTCGATCAGACCCTGTCGGTCGTTCCCGCAGCAGGGCTGGAGGTGCCTGAGGTACGCTTGCGGCGGCGCCGCCAGGCGCAGCCCCAGCCCTCCGGGAGCGGCTCGCTCCCCATCAAGACCGGCTTGTGA
- a CDS encoding PEGA domain-containing protein translates to MLDALTFLLRLRPTLSAVALVAVALLAAAPVLTWTAPAEAQEEEARLLFERGNRHLTAGLRARGSRRTRELQQALDAYLQVMRLGARTRNVVFNLGITLQELERPEEAFNAFSEYLRGFELSPEDRAAGEQRLEALRPQVAVVRVESTPPGAEVRVDRRDLPPRGTTPLEIAVAPGTRRLILSREGYQEARAEATVAVGSRADVSATLEPAPVSVQFIAPGGGRLTLDDAEIVAGRAVEVTPGAHVVRLEVPGAPPVERRFEVAPGAPPMVLELSATAVAQGEGRVLVSSNVAAQVTLDGEPAGSGERLELSPPPGAHVLTITAEGHRPVTHRFSVADGETLRLRGVLDPHGPPGGLIAGRLILGVLALGGLATGVALLVEEGDAHAAWVNDYTDANADRLEAAQLAVDVTMGLTAALGVAALVLLFLDEGDSSIEVGAAPTPGGGVFLARGTWGER, encoded by the coding sequence ATGCTCGATGCGCTTACCTTTCTTCTTCGCCTCCGCCCCACCCTCTCCGCCGTCGCGCTCGTCGCCGTCGCGCTCCTCGCCGCCGCGCCCGTCCTGACGTGGACGGCGCCCGCCGAGGCCCAGGAGGAGGAGGCGCGCCTGCTCTTCGAGCGCGGCAACCGTCACCTCACGGCGGGCCTGCGCGCGCGCGGCAGCCGGCGGACGCGCGAGCTCCAGCAGGCGCTCGACGCCTACCTCCAGGTGATGCGCCTCGGGGCGCGCACGCGGAACGTGGTCTTCAACCTCGGCATCACGCTCCAGGAGCTGGAGCGGCCCGAGGAGGCGTTCAACGCGTTCAGCGAGTACCTGCGCGGCTTCGAGCTGAGCCCCGAGGATCGGGCGGCGGGCGAGCAGCGGCTCGAGGCCCTGCGGCCCCAGGTCGCCGTCGTGCGCGTCGAGAGCACCCCGCCCGGCGCCGAGGTGCGCGTCGATCGGCGGGACCTGCCCCCGCGCGGCACCACGCCGCTGGAGATCGCGGTCGCCCCGGGCACGCGACGCCTGATCCTGTCGCGCGAGGGCTACCAGGAGGCGCGCGCGGAGGCGACGGTGGCCGTCGGCTCGCGCGCCGACGTCAGCGCGACCCTCGAGCCCGCGCCCGTCTCGGTCCAGTTCATCGCCCCGGGCGGCGGACGCCTCACGCTCGACGACGCCGAGATCGTCGCCGGCCGCGCGGTCGAGGTCACGCCGGGCGCGCACGTCGTCCGGCTCGAGGTGCCGGGCGCGCCGCCGGTGGAGCGGCGCTTCGAGGTCGCCCCCGGCGCGCCGCCGATGGTGCTCGAGCTCAGCGCGACGGCGGTGGCGCAAGGTGAAGGCCGCGTGCTCGTCTCCAGCAACGTCGCCGCGCAGGTCACGCTCGACGGGGAGCCCGCCGGGAGCGGTGAGCGGCTGGAGCTGTCGCCCCCGCCCGGCGCGCACGTGCTGACGATCACCGCCGAGGGTCATCGCCCGGTGACGCATCGGTTCTCGGTCGCGGACGGCGAGACCCTGCGCCTGCGCGGCGTGCTCGACCCGCACGGACCGCCCGGCGGCCTGATCGCGGGCCGGCTCATCCTCGGCGTGCTCGCGCTCGGCGGCCTCGCGACCGGGGTGGCGCTCCTGGTCGAGGAGGGCGACGCGCACGCGGCGTGGGTCAACGACTACACCGACGCGAACGCGGACCGCCTCGAGGCGGCGCAGCTGGCCGTGGACGTGACCATGGGCCTGACCGCGGCGCTCGGCGTGGCCGCCCTGGTCCTGCTCTTCCTCGACGAGGGAGACTCGTCGATCGAGGTCGGCGCCGCGCCCACACCAGGCGGCGGCGTCTTCCTGGCGCGCGGCACGTGGGGGGAGCGATGA
- a CDS encoding RluA family pseudouridine synthase, which translates to MARAETKVDETMAGQTLAAVVRALLDVPWSKAKRLCTSGRVFLDGDVCTDLARRVKAGAKVAVDEAAPKKRLGVLDRDAILHSDADVVVVRKDAGLLTLPFHGDEKDTLVDQTRAALARMLPRRAKGRDPMVGVVQRLDKDTTGVLVFARNMVAKRALQDQLRAHTVGRRYLALAHGAVKTESHESDIVQDRGDGLRGSWGTRSNHRGAPPPNAKRSVTHVRLVEPLRKASLVECRLETGRQHQIRIHLAEAGHPLVGERVYIRDFSAPQISAPRPMLHATELAFEHPRTGERLRFSVPLPADFEAALARLRG; encoded by the coding sequence GTGGCACGCGCCGAGACGAAGGTGGACGAGACGATGGCGGGGCAGACCCTCGCCGCGGTGGTGCGGGCTCTGCTGGACGTGCCCTGGAGCAAGGCCAAGCGGCTCTGCACGAGCGGCCGCGTCTTCCTCGACGGCGACGTGTGCACCGACCTGGCGCGGCGCGTGAAGGCGGGCGCGAAGGTCGCCGTGGACGAGGCGGCGCCCAAAAAGCGCCTCGGCGTGCTCGACCGTGACGCGATCCTCCACTCCGACGCGGACGTCGTCGTGGTGCGCAAGGACGCGGGCCTGCTCACGCTGCCCTTCCACGGCGACGAGAAGGACACCCTGGTGGACCAGACGCGGGCCGCGCTCGCGCGCATGCTCCCGCGGCGCGCCAAGGGCCGCGACCCGATGGTCGGGGTCGTCCAGCGCCTCGACAAGGACACGACCGGTGTGCTGGTCTTCGCGCGGAACATGGTGGCCAAGCGCGCGCTCCAGGACCAGCTCCGCGCGCACACCGTCGGGCGGCGCTACCTCGCGCTCGCGCACGGCGCGGTGAAGACCGAGAGCCACGAGAGCGACATCGTGCAGGACCGCGGCGACGGCCTGCGCGGGAGCTGGGGGACGCGATCGAACCACCGCGGCGCGCCGCCTCCCAACGCGAAGCGCTCCGTCACCCACGTGCGCCTCGTCGAGCCGCTGCGAAAGGCGTCGCTCGTCGAGTGCCGGCTCGAGACCGGGCGGCAGCATCAGATCCGCATCCACCTCGCCGAGGCCGGCCACCCGCTCGTGGGAGAGCGCGTCTACATCCGCGACTTCTCCGCGCCGCAGATCTCCGCGCCGCGCCCGATGCTGCACGCGACGGAGCTGGCGTTCGAGCACCCGCGCACGGGGGAGCGCCTGCGCTTCTCGGTGCCGCTGCCCGCGGACTTCGAGGCGGCGCTGGCGCGTCTCCGCGGTTGA
- a CDS encoding formimidoylglutamate deiminase — MIRLNGDALSLPGLATAHSHAFQRALRGRTHRPLAPSRGGASFWSWRGLMYELAAKLDPDTIYALSRYAYVELAMSGVTAVGEFHYVHHQPDGEPYGDRTALADAVVRAAIDAGLRVCLLRVLYQRPGLGRALEPTQRRFSDADVDDALRDVETLRARWAAEPRVRVGVAPHSVRAVPLEGVRAGAAFAEEHRLPFHMHVSEQRREVRECLAEHGRRPVQLLADEGVLTDRFVGVHATHLDAREIAALGASRAFACVCRTTERDLGDGLPSLTPMLAAGARLCFGTDSHAISDPFEEARAAELDERSRLERRALVDAGALLGAASAEGYAAIGMAGLETEDRVTLDGPELAGAAPPYEDAVVFAANARCVRTVEVAGARIVEDGVHRDYAEARADYERAVRGLIDG; from the coding sequence GTGATCCGGCTCAACGGAGACGCCCTCTCTCTGCCCGGGCTCGCCACCGCGCACTCCCACGCCTTCCAGCGCGCGCTCCGCGGACGCACCCACCGGCCTCTCGCTCCGAGTCGCGGCGGCGCCTCGTTCTGGAGCTGGCGCGGGCTCATGTACGAGCTCGCGGCCAAGCTCGACCCGGACACGATCTACGCCCTGTCGCGCTACGCCTACGTCGAGCTGGCCATGAGCGGGGTGACGGCGGTGGGCGAGTTCCACTACGTGCATCATCAGCCCGACGGCGAGCCGTACGGCGACCGCACCGCGCTCGCGGACGCGGTCGTGCGCGCCGCGATCGACGCCGGCCTCCGCGTCTGCCTGCTGCGTGTCCTCTACCAGCGCCCGGGGCTGGGCCGCGCGCTCGAGCCGACCCAGCGACGCTTCTCCGACGCCGACGTCGACGACGCCCTCCGCGACGTCGAGACCCTGCGCGCCCGCTGGGCGGCGGAGCCCCGGGTCCGCGTCGGCGTCGCCCCCCACAGCGTCCGCGCCGTCCCTCTCGAGGGCGTCCGCGCCGGGGCGGCCTTCGCCGAAGAACACAGATTGCCATTCCACATGCACGTCAGCGAGCAGCGCCGCGAGGTCCGCGAGTGCCTGGCCGAGCACGGGCGCCGGCCCGTCCAGCTCCTCGCCGACGAGGGCGTGCTCACCGACCGCTTCGTGGGCGTGCACGCCACCCACCTCGACGCCCGCGAGATCGCGGCGCTCGGCGCCTCCCGCGCGTTCGCGTGCGTGTGCCGCACGACCGAGCGCGACCTCGGCGACGGCCTCCCCTCGCTGACGCCCATGCTCGCCGCGGGCGCGCGCCTCTGCTTCGGCACCGACAGCCACGCCATCAGCGACCCCTTCGAGGAGGCGCGCGCGGCCGAGCTCGACGAGCGCTCCCGCCTCGAGCGGCGCGCCCTCGTCGACGCCGGCGCGCTGCTCGGCGCGGCGAGCGCCGAGGGCTACGCCGCGATCGGTATGGCCGGCCTCGAGACCGAGGACCGCGTCACGCTCGACGGCCCCGAGCTCGCGGGCGCGGCGCCGCCCTACGAAGACGCCGTGGTCTTCGCCGCCAACGCCCGCTGCGTGCGCACGGTCGAGGTCGCCGGCGCGCGCATCGTGGAGGACGGTGTGCACCGCGACTACGCGGAGGCGCGCGCGGACTACGAGCGCGCCGTACGCGGGCTGATCGACGGCTGA
- a CDS encoding serine/threonine-protein kinase translates to MSPSEQPGTASQRRSLPSQLGRFTLLRELGAGGMATVYLGKISHAEGIERLVAVKTIHEGLAGQGAFVDMFLDEAKIATLISHPNVCAVHDFGQADGTYFMAMEYLVGEPVSEIIRQVWEHRLNDAVLDALPFLAARIVADACEGLHAAHETVGAGGQKLEVVHRDVSPQNLFVTYDGTVKVVDFGCAKALQRITETSAGIFKGKLAYAAPEQLRIRKLDARTDVWSLGAVLWETLTLERIFKRESPMQTARAILEEPIPRVDELDPYLPRELADIVARALSRDPDERFESAREMGRTLRHFIASAGATFESAETADWMGYLFRERRHERMQIVAEAEATLASHVAPASSFRSASRTLPDEHAPDERGPSEYESQPPEPSTVEARLDELSEVEAPVPLSRPRLQAAPAAPAEAREEGRPPSLVLRLDEEDRVEGRPRAAKTSRWVLLIVLALLLAAAAAAWLALSGA, encoded by the coding sequence ATGTCACCGTCCGAGCAGCCCGGGACGGCCAGTCAGCGCCGATCGCTACCGAGCCAGCTCGGTCGCTTCACCCTGTTGCGCGAGCTCGGCGCGGGCGGCATGGCGACGGTCTATCTCGGCAAGATCTCCCACGCCGAGGGCATCGAGCGGCTCGTCGCCGTCAAGACCATTCACGAGGGCCTGGCGGGGCAGGGCGCCTTCGTCGACATGTTCCTCGACGAGGCGAAGATCGCCACGCTCATCAGCCACCCGAACGTGTGCGCGGTGCACGACTTCGGGCAGGCCGACGGCACCTACTTCATGGCGATGGAGTACCTGGTGGGCGAGCCGGTCTCCGAGATCATCCGCCAGGTCTGGGAGCACCGGCTGAACGACGCGGTGCTCGACGCGCTGCCCTTCCTCGCCGCGCGGATCGTCGCCGATGCCTGCGAGGGGCTTCACGCGGCGCACGAGACGGTCGGCGCGGGCGGCCAGAAGCTCGAGGTCGTGCACCGCGACGTGTCGCCCCAGAACCTCTTCGTGACCTACGACGGCACGGTGAAGGTCGTGGACTTCGGCTGCGCGAAGGCGCTGCAGCGCATCACCGAGACGAGCGCCGGGATCTTCAAGGGCAAGCTCGCGTACGCCGCGCCCGAGCAGCTGCGGATCCGCAAGCTCGACGCGCGCACCGACGTGTGGTCGCTGGGCGCGGTGCTCTGGGAGACGCTGACGCTGGAGCGCATCTTCAAGCGCGAGTCCCCGATGCAGACCGCGCGCGCCATCCTCGAGGAGCCGATCCCGCGCGTGGACGAGCTCGACCCCTATCTCCCCCGCGAGCTCGCGGACATCGTGGCGCGGGCGCTGAGCCGTGATCCGGACGAGCGGTTCGAGAGCGCGCGTGAGATGGGGCGGACGCTGCGCCACTTCATCGCGAGCGCGGGCGCGACCTTCGAGTCGGCCGAGACCGCGGACTGGATGGGCTATCTCTTCCGCGAGCGTCGCCACGAGCGGATGCAGATCGTGGCCGAGGCGGAGGCGACGCTGGCGTCCCACGTGGCCCCGGCGAGCTCGTTCCGGAGCGCCTCTCGCACGCTCCCCGACGAGCACGCGCCTGATGAACGCGGCCCGAGCGAGTACGAGTCGCAGCCCCCCGAGCCCTCGACGGTCGAAGCTCGCCTCGACGAGCTCTCCGAGGTGGAGGCGCCCGTGCCGCTCTCGCGGCCGCGGCTGCAGGCGGCGCCAGCTGCGCCGGCGGAGGCGCGCGAGGAGGGGCGACCTCCGTCGCTCGTGCTCCGCCTCGACGAGGAGGACCGCGTCGAGGGCCGACCGCGCGCGGCGAAGACGAGCCGCTGGGTCCTGCTGATCGTCCTGGCGCTGCTGCTCGCCGCCGCGGCCGCCGCCTGGCTCGCGCTCTCTGGCGCGTGA
- a CDS encoding tetratricopeptide repeat protein, whose amino-acid sequence MSDRLAMIEQMIAKGSTDPFHHYARAMELRSLGRLEDALAAYADVRERFVDYVPTYLMAAQVALELDRDEDARAWAEQGIVQAKAKHDDHAARELDGFLMAL is encoded by the coding sequence GTGAGCGACCGCCTCGCGATGATCGAGCAGATGATCGCCAAGGGGTCGACGGATCCCTTCCATCACTACGCGCGCGCCATGGAGCTGCGCTCCCTGGGGCGGCTCGAGGACGCGCTCGCTGCCTACGCGGACGTGCGCGAGCGCTTCGTGGACTACGTGCCGACCTACCTGATGGCCGCGCAGGTGGCCCTCGAGCTCGATCGGGACGAGGACGCGCGCGCCTGGGCCGAGCAGGGGATCGTGCAGGCGAAGGCCAAGCACGACGACCACGCGGCGCGTGAGCTCGACGGCTTCTTGATGGCGCTCTGA
- the hpt gene encoding hypoxanthine phosphoribosyltransferase codes for MDDLQTLIDAETIADKVRELGARITEDFRGKELVLVPVLKGSFVFAADLARAIDLPLSIEFFGCRSYEGSSSSGVVQTTLDLTKPIEGKHVIIVEDIVDTGLTMEYMRDNFETRHPASLKLASLLHKPARTKVPVDIDYLGFTIEDVFVIGYGLDFDERYRNLPYLGVLGGGSE; via the coding sequence ATGGACGACCTTCAGACCCTCATCGACGCCGAGACCATCGCCGACAAGGTGCGCGAGCTCGGCGCCCGCATCACCGAGGACTTCCGCGGCAAGGAGCTGGTGCTCGTCCCGGTCCTCAAGGGCAGCTTCGTCTTCGCCGCGGATCTGGCGCGCGCGATCGATCTGCCGCTCTCGATCGAGTTCTTCGGCTGCCGCAGCTACGAGGGCAGCAGCTCGAGCGGCGTCGTGCAGACCACGCTCGATCTCACCAAGCCCATCGAGGGCAAGCACGTGATCATCGTCGAGGACATCGTCGATACCGGCCTGACGATGGAGTACATGCGCGACAACTTCGAGACGCGTCACCCCGCGTCGCTGAAGCTCGCCTCGCTCCTGCACAAGCCGGCCCGCACCAAGGTCCCGGTCGACATCGACTATCTGGGCTTCACCATCGAAGACGTCTTCGTGATCGGCTACGGCCTCGACTTCGACGAGCGCTACCGCAACTTGCCGTACCTGGGTGTCCTCGGAGGAGGATCGGAGTGA
- a CDS encoding flagellar biosynthetic protein FliR — protein MPAIEGTLLEALGVDVEPDRLAPVFLLVLARTVPLAWLAPWLGWQGTAALVRVSVAVVLAAALTPLALSSAPEVPVSWLPLFVLGVREVLVGAAFAIAASVPLYALGWTGQLVDRWRGSPPDATVVSPLGDSSPLGALHLAASVVLFIALGGHRLALAAFADGLIDAPVGAGADGASLAAFAMGAGRLVTVALELTVAFAAPALLAFLVLELVLGLWGRAAPSLRLWMEGMSLRAALGVAVALLSLGALLPRLGPTFAGSIDAARALVRSAFG, from the coding sequence ATGCCCGCGATCGAGGGGACGCTCCTCGAGGCCCTCGGCGTGGACGTGGAGCCCGATCGCCTCGCGCCCGTCTTCCTGCTCGTGCTCGCCCGCACCGTGCCCCTGGCCTGGCTCGCGCCGTGGCTGGGCTGGCAGGGCACGGCGGCGCTCGTGCGCGTGTCCGTCGCGGTCGTGCTCGCGGCCGCGCTGACGCCGCTCGCGCTCTCGAGCGCGCCAGAGGTGCCCGTCTCCTGGCTGCCGCTCTTCGTGCTCGGCGTGCGGGAGGTGCTGGTCGGGGCCGCGTTCGCCATCGCCGCCAGCGTGCCCCTCTACGCGCTCGGCTGGACCGGGCAGCTGGTCGATCGCTGGCGCGGCAGCCCGCCCGACGCGACGGTGGTCTCTCCGCTCGGCGACTCGAGCCCGCTCGGCGCGCTGCACCTCGCGGCGTCGGTGGTGCTCTTCATCGCGCTCGGCGGCCATCGGCTGGCGCTCGCGGCGTTCGCGGACGGGCTGATCGACGCCCCGGTCGGGGCGGGCGCGGACGGGGCGAGCCTCGCCGCGTTCGCGATGGGCGCGGGCCGGCTGGTCACCGTGGCGCTCGAGCTGACGGTCGCGTTCGCGGCGCCCGCGCTGCTCGCGTTCCTGGTGCTGGAGCTGGTCCTCGGGCTCTGGGGCCGCGCCGCGCCCAGCCTGCGCCTCTGGATGGAGGGCATGTCGCTGCGCGCCGCGCTCGGGGTGGCGGTGGCGCTGCTCTCGCTCGGCGCGCTGCTCCCGCGGCTCGGGCCGACCTTCGCGGGCTCGATCGACGCCGCGCGGGCCCTGGTCCGCTCCGCCTTCGGGTGA
- a CDS encoding flagellar biosynthetic protein FliQ, with translation MNAADLSRLIAESLYLVLWVSAPALVVAMVTGLTVAVLSAATQVQEQSLTFVPKVALVSLTLALVGGWMATQLVGFTEQLWRSIPGLVG, from the coding sequence ATGAACGCCGCCGATCTGTCCCGGCTGATCGCGGAGAGCCTCTACCTCGTGCTCTGGGTGAGCGCCCCGGCGCTCGTCGTCGCGATGGTCACGGGGCTGACGGTGGCGGTGCTCTCCGCGGCCACGCAGGTGCAGGAGCAGAGCCTGACGTTCGTGCCGAAGGTCGCCCTCGTCTCGCTCACGCTCGCGCTCGTCGGCGGGTGGATGGCGACGCAGCTCGTCGGGTTCACCGAGCAGCTCTGGCGGTCCATCCCCGGGCTCGTCGGCTGA
- a CDS encoding AgmX/PglI C-terminal domain-containing protein — protein MKFLCPNCKAKYQISDEKIAGRTLKMDCRRCNHPIVIRGDKSASKEAASRSSRPSASSPGGRRRGSSVGGSGVGPAPSRSSRSALGADFRKNAGQAPAAQKPTALDQWYVAINDVPVGPMKRGEIANKIAAGAILGSSLSWREGFDDWRELKNIPELAALLTKARPAPPKPAFPTPGRGLGNRGPARPARPPSSARSQPTRPLGGSESNRAAARGNVVPIGGRLGAAAAPALDDLPQNDFDDEPTRVGAAVDFEAMEREAREQEEAERQARERAAAEAAAADAAQQQAAQQAQQQEEEARRKPAGVAFGGDSDVFDPFASQAGMGAAGSSPGAAPAPGLGPTPGAFHAPPAESPTAAAVPVERRRRAIPIGAWIAIAGAMAFGVALAVMVGSQLLRQPAQPAVAVNEPTAPTEPQGPAEPTLDTEVPETPPDEAEETPEGAPDEGGEEEGVEEAATEAPSTQRGGTTQRGGGTSRGTSSATPSSAGTGGTGGGAAATKRPDPRFDRFADDSAGPAPIGTPTRGVLDERRERSTSTLNADQIRSVVNRERAGVTRCYETAARQSGRAPAVRVDVDVTVGGSGTVTQARARGQAFGNLHECIERSVRRWRFPSSGGQTQTSIPFVFQGRE, from the coding sequence ATGAAGTTCCTCTGCCCCAACTGCAAGGCCAAGTACCAGATCTCCGACGAGAAGATCGCCGGCCGAACGCTCAAGATGGATTGCCGTCGCTGCAACCATCCGATCGTCATCCGTGGGGACAAGAGCGCCAGCAAGGAGGCGGCCAGCCGCAGCAGCCGTCCGTCCGCGTCGTCGCCCGGCGGCCGCCGTCGCGGCTCGAGTGTCGGCGGCTCGGGGGTCGGCCCCGCGCCGTCGCGCAGCTCTCGCTCGGCCCTCGGGGCGGACTTCCGCAAGAACGCGGGCCAGGCGCCCGCGGCCCAGAAGCCCACCGCGCTCGACCAGTGGTACGTGGCGATCAACGACGTGCCCGTCGGCCCGATGAAGCGGGGCGAGATCGCGAACAAGATCGCGGCCGGGGCCATCCTCGGCTCGTCGCTCAGCTGGCGTGAGGGATTCGACGACTGGCGCGAGCTGAAGAACATCCCGGAGCTGGCCGCGCTGCTCACGAAGGCGCGCCCCGCGCCGCCGAAGCCGGCGTTCCCCACGCCCGGGCGAGGGCTGGGCAACCGCGGCCCGGCGCGTCCCGCGCGCCCGCCGAGCAGCGCGCGCAGTCAGCCCACGCGACCCCTCGGCGGATCCGAGTCGAACCGCGCCGCCGCGCGCGGGAACGTGGTGCCGATCGGAGGTCGCCTCGGCGCGGCCGCGGCGCCCGCCCTCGACGACCTGCCGCAGAACGACTTCGACGACGAGCCGACGCGCGTGGGCGCCGCCGTCGACTTCGAGGCGATGGAGCGGGAGGCGCGCGAGCAGGAGGAGGCCGAGCGCCAGGCGCGCGAGCGGGCCGCGGCGGAGGCGGCCGCAGCCGACGCCGCGCAGCAGCAGGCCGCTCAGCAGGCTCAGCAGCAGGAGGAGGAGGCGCGCCGCAAGCCGGCGGGCGTCGCCTTCGGTGGTGACTCCGACGTCTTCGATCCCTTCGCGTCGCAGGCCGGCATGGGCGCGGCGGGGTCTTCCCCCGGAGCCGCCCCGGCGCCCGGGCTCGGTCCGACGCCCGGCGCGTTCCACGCGCCCCCGGCCGAGTCGCCGACCGCCGCCGCGGTGCCCGTCGAGCGTCGCCGCCGCGCGATCCCCATCGGCGCTTGGATCGCGATCGCGGGCGCGATGGCCTTCGGCGTCGCGCTCGCGGTGATGGTCGGCAGCCAGCTGCTCCGTCAGCCGGCGCAGCCCGCGGTCGCGGTGAACGAGCCGACCGCGCCGACCGAGCCCCAGGGCCCGGCCGAGCCCACCCTCGACACCGAGGTCCCCGAGACGCCGCCCGACGAGGCAGAGGAGACGCCCGAAGGCGCGCCCGACGAAGGGGGCGAAGAAGAGGGCGTCGAAGAGGCAGCCACCGAGGCGCCGTCGACCCAGCGCGGCGGCACGACCCAGCGCGGAGGCGGGACCAGCCGCGGCACATCGAGCGCCACGCCCTCGAGCGCAGGCACCGGAGGCACGGGCGGCGGCGCCGCCGCGACCAAGCGGCCCGATCCGCGCTTCGATCGGTTCGCGGACGACAGCGCCGGGCCCGCGCCGATCGGCACGCCCACCCGCGGCGTGCTCGACGAGCGCCGCGAGCGCAGCACGAGCACCCTCAACGCCGACCAGATCCGCTCCGTCGTCAACCGCGAGCGCGCCGGCGTCACGCGCTGCTACGAGACCGCGGCGAGGCAGAGCGGGCGCGCCCCCGCGGTGCGCGTCGACGTGGACGTCACGGTGGGCGGGTCGGGCACGGTCACGCAGGCTCGGGCTCGTGGGCAGGCGTTCGGCAACCTGCACGAGTGCATCGAGCGGAGCGTCAGGCGCTGGCGCTTCCCGTCCAGCGGGGGCCAGACCCAGACCAGCATCCCGTTCGTCTTCCAAGGGCGCGAGTGA